One Actinomadura viridis genomic region harbors:
- a CDS encoding phosphotransferase: MAVNVEMPLSGGDVTEGIVRLGDTVRRPYRAHTPAVHGLLRHLEMVGFDGAPRVLGVDELGREVLSWVEGETPPRPLPGFAVTDEALAGVAGLLRRYHEAVAGYEAPPDAPWDMAASRLDGEPELIGHCDVTPENVVFRHGRPVGLIDFDLARPTTRLYDVVTTLRHWAPIADPGDRDWRLCRVDVGRRLRLFCDAYGLDRDMRRQVLPAARVRFERSYEAMRTRAEVVGGAWARIWHGGAGPRIRRAQDWLDRHWDELDARLV; encoded by the coding sequence GTGGCGGTCAATGTTGAGATGCCGCTCTCCGGTGGGGATGTGACGGAGGGCATCGTGCGGCTGGGTGACACCGTGCGCCGGCCGTACCGGGCGCACACTCCGGCGGTGCACGGGTTGCTGCGGCATCTGGAGATGGTGGGGTTCGACGGGGCGCCGCGGGTGCTCGGGGTGGACGAGCTGGGGCGTGAGGTCCTCAGCTGGGTGGAGGGGGAGACTCCTCCGCGGCCTCTGCCCGGGTTCGCGGTGACCGATGAGGCGCTGGCGGGCGTGGCGGGGCTGCTGCGGCGCTACCACGAGGCGGTGGCGGGGTACGAGGCGCCGCCGGACGCGCCGTGGGACATGGCGGCCTCGCGGCTGGACGGGGAGCCGGAGCTGATCGGGCACTGTGACGTGACGCCCGAGAACGTGGTGTTCCGGCACGGGCGGCCGGTGGGGCTGATCGACTTCGATCTGGCGCGGCCGACGACGCGGTTGTACGACGTGGTGACGACGTTGCGGCACTGGGCGCCGATCGCCGATCCGGGTGACCGGGACTGGCGGCTGTGCCGGGTGGACGTCGGCAGGAGGCTGCGGCTGTTCTGTGACGCCTACGGGTTGGACCGTGACATGAGGCGGCAGGTGCTGCCGGCGGCGCGGGTGCGGTTCGAGCGGTCGTACGAGGCGATGCGGACGCGGGCCGAGGTCGTCGGGGGAGCGTGGGCGCGGATCTGGCACGGGGGCGCCGGGCCGCGGATCCGGCGGGCGCAGGACTGGCTGGACCGGCACTGGGACGAGCTCGATGCGCGCCTCGTCTGA
- a CDS encoding cobalamin biosynthesis protein — translation MRASSDTARGLLLGVALDAVLGDPRRGHPVAAFGRVASALEKVLYADSRSRGVLYAGVLVGGAAGAGAVVERLTRGRPAWRTGATAVATWAVLGGTSLGREGRVMARLLEEGDLEGARGRLSHLCARDPAGLDAAALARATVESVAENTSDAAVAPLLWGLVGGVPGLLAYRAANTLDAMVGYRSPRYERFGWAAARLDDVLNWVPSRVTGLLVVVCSGRSEAWRVLMRDGGNHPSPNAGRCEAAFAGALGVRLGGANAYGGRVERRPEMGDGRAPEVRDIRRAVRLSAMVTWAAGALCAR, via the coding sequence ATGCGCGCCTCGTCTGACACGGCGCGGGGCCTGCTGCTGGGGGTCGCCCTGGACGCGGTCCTGGGGGATCCGCGCCGGGGCCATCCGGTGGCAGCGTTCGGGCGGGTCGCGAGTGCTCTGGAGAAGGTTCTCTACGCCGACTCGCGTAGCCGGGGCGTCCTCTACGCGGGGGTGCTCGTGGGCGGCGCGGCCGGGGCCGGTGCGGTGGTCGAACGGCTGACCCGGGGGCGGCCTGCGTGGCGGACGGGGGCCACCGCGGTCGCGACCTGGGCGGTTCTGGGCGGGACGTCCCTGGGACGGGAGGGGCGGGTCATGGCGCGGCTCCTGGAGGAGGGCGACCTCGAGGGGGCGCGGGGGCGGTTGTCCCATCTGTGCGCCCGTGACCCGGCGGGGCTGGACGCCGCGGCGCTGGCGCGCGCCACCGTGGAGTCGGTCGCCGAGAACACCTCGGACGCGGCCGTGGCGCCGCTGCTGTGGGGGCTGGTCGGGGGAGTGCCGGGGCTGCTGGCCTACCGGGCGGCCAACACGCTGGACGCGATGGTGGGTTACCGGAGCCCGCGGTACGAGAGGTTCGGGTGGGCTGCGGCCCGGCTCGACGACGTCCTCAACTGGGTGCCTTCGAGGGTGACGGGGTTGCTGGTGGTGGTGTGCTCGGGCCGGAGCGAGGCGTGGCGGGTGCTGATGAGGGACGGCGGGAACCATCCGAGCCCCAACGCGGGACGGTGCGAGGCCGCCTTCGCGGGCGCTCTCGGCGTGCGGCTGGGCGGTGCCAACGCCTACGGGGGTCGGGTCGAGCGGCGTCCCGAGATGGGGGACGGGCGGGCGCCCGAGGTCCGGGACATCCGGCGGGCGGTGCGGCTCTCGGCGATGGTGACCTGGGCGGCGGGGGCGCTGTGCGCGCGGTGA
- a CDS encoding SMI1/KNR4 family protein, which yields MERRQWRPMLERWSEDWISARRSGPGPPLDEEVVRTGWLGFEPATPERIAEAQERLGCTLPPSLREFFLVTDGWRDAGPFVYGLAGTGEIGWLRDLDAHWIDSFGEAYDDGADDEWAVSPLLRRSLQISTDGDLTVLFLDPEDVNEAGEWAAYQLSSWSGMGPERYESFRELMYDLFVSVHRLERPQGTTRRELEAEVEQARLAALHGEVDGPLETFTEAARFGHEQAELMQVQMQIMLGEMHAPSRLAPPAVGREPLTRHPMFERELLPLLLTEQLRSEVGLPVSQNVIRSPDHHKHPPAQMLPLQQMIADYRAKTRRTDFRLDFGEPTFDRAVQTVLGRLRQAPAIRDREGFVQPRPRSIYPFPTVGESMLPVHSVGPAAQEALDQAWQELRAAIPLWRPLSHDHIAPIILRADPLLTLMITPERGREILAIPRSGQ from the coding sequence ATGGAACGCCGACAGTGGCGACCGATGCTTGAGCGATGGAGCGAGGACTGGATCTCGGCGCGCAGGTCCGGTCCGGGCCCGCCGCTGGACGAGGAGGTCGTCCGCACTGGCTGGCTGGGGTTCGAGCCGGCGACGCCGGAGCGGATCGCGGAGGCTCAGGAGCGGCTGGGGTGCACATTGCCGCCTTCACTCCGCGAGTTCTTCCTGGTAACCGATGGATGGCGAGATGCAGGCCCTTTCGTGTACGGGCTGGCCGGGACGGGCGAGATCGGATGGCTGCGTGATCTGGACGCCCACTGGATCGACAGCTTCGGGGAGGCCTACGACGACGGCGCGGACGATGAGTGGGCGGTGTCGCCGCTGCTGCGTCGTTCCCTGCAGATCTCCACCGACGGCGATCTGACGGTTCTGTTCCTGGATCCGGAGGATGTCAACGAGGCTGGTGAATGGGCCGCTTACCAGCTTTCGTCCTGGTCGGGTATGGGGCCGGAGCGGTACGAGTCGTTCCGGGAGCTCATGTACGACCTGTTCGTGTCCGTCCATCGACTGGAACGGCCCCAGGGCACTACGCGGCGCGAGCTGGAGGCCGAGGTCGAGCAAGCGCGGCTGGCGGCTCTGCACGGCGAGGTCGACGGGCCCCTGGAGACCTTTACCGAGGCCGCACGTTTCGGCCACGAGCAAGCCGAACTGATGCAGGTTCAGATGCAGATCATGCTCGGCGAGATGCACGCGCCCAGCCGCCTGGCACCCCCGGCCGTCGGCAGGGAACCGCTCACTCGACATCCGATGTTCGAGCGCGAGTTGCTACCGCTGCTGCTGACCGAACAGCTCCGGTCGGAGGTAGGACTCCCCGTCTCGCAGAACGTGATCCGCTCCCCAGATCACCACAAGCACCCGCCGGCGCAGATGCTGCCGCTGCAGCAGATGATCGCCGACTACCGGGCGAAGACACGCAGGACAGACTTCCGCCTGGACTTCGGCGAACCGACCTTCGACCGGGCGGTTCAGACCGTACTCGGCCGGCTCCGGCAGGCCCCTGCCATTCGCGACCGGGAAGGCTTCGTGCAGCCCCGGCCGCGTAGCATCTACCCGTTCCCCACGGTGGGCGAGTCGATGCTCCCCGTCCACAGCGTGGGTCCGGCCGCGCAAGAGGCCCTCGACCAGGCATGGCAGGAGCTGCGAGCCGCAATCCCGCTGTGGCGGCCACTCAGCCACGACCACATCGCCCCCATCATCTTGCGTGCCGATCCACTCCTCACCCTGATGATCACTCCTGAACGCGGGCGAGAGATCCTCGCCATTCCTCGCTCCGGTCAGTAA
- a CDS encoding cobyric acid synthase — MSGALLVAGTTSDAGKSVVTAGLCRWLARQGVKVAPFKAQNMSLNSMVTADGAEIGRAQYTQALAAGVEPRAIMNPVLLKPGSDRRSQVVVLGRPVAEVDALQYGAHKERLRGVVAESLAELRAGYDVVICEGAGSPAEINLRAGDIVNMGLARAADLPVIVVGDIDRGGVFASLYGTVALLDPADQALIAGFVINKFRGAVELLEPGLDRLAGLTGRPTLGVLPWRMGLYLDSEDTLALDAPRADAGAPYGRQVLRVAVVRFPRISNFTDLDALNCEPGVVVRYAASAGDLAEADLVVLPGTRATVADLAWLRERGMAGEIVRRAAEGRPVLGVCGGFQMLARSIDDEVESGAGAVEGLGLLPARVVFQGEKTLGRPRGRAYGEPVAAYEIHHGIVDVEGGEPFLDGCRVGAVWGTTWHGALENDGFRRAFLADVARRAGRDFTPAPDVSFAALREATLDALGDLVEEHLDTGAILRLIEEGAPAGLPVVPPGG, encoded by the coding sequence GTGAGCGGGGCGCTGCTGGTCGCGGGGACGACCTCGGACGCGGGCAAGAGCGTGGTGACGGCGGGGCTGTGCCGCTGGCTGGCGCGGCAGGGCGTGAAGGTGGCGCCGTTCAAGGCGCAGAACATGTCGCTGAACTCGATGGTCACCGCGGACGGCGCGGAGATCGGGCGGGCGCAGTACACGCAGGCCCTGGCGGCCGGGGTGGAGCCCCGCGCGATCATGAACCCGGTGCTGCTCAAGCCGGGCAGCGACCGGCGCAGCCAGGTGGTGGTGCTGGGGCGGCCGGTGGCCGAGGTGGACGCCCTGCAGTACGGGGCGCACAAGGAGCGGCTGCGCGGGGTGGTGGCGGAGAGCCTGGCCGAGCTGCGCGCGGGGTACGACGTGGTGATCTGCGAGGGGGCGGGGAGCCCCGCGGAGATCAACCTGCGGGCCGGGGACATCGTCAACATGGGGCTGGCGCGGGCCGCGGACCTCCCGGTGATCGTGGTGGGGGACATCGACCGGGGCGGGGTGTTCGCCTCCCTGTACGGGACGGTGGCGCTGCTGGACCCGGCGGACCAGGCCCTGATCGCGGGATTCGTGATCAACAAGTTCCGTGGCGCGGTGGAACTGCTGGAGCCCGGCCTGGACCGGCTGGCGGGGCTGACCGGGCGCCCGACGCTGGGGGTGCTGCCCTGGAGGATGGGGCTCTACCTGGACTCCGAGGACACCCTGGCGCTGGACGCCCCGCGGGCCGACGCCGGGGCTCCGTACGGGAGGCAGGTGCTGCGGGTGGCGGTGGTCCGTTTCCCGCGCATCTCCAACTTCACCGATCTGGACGCCCTGAACTGCGAGCCCGGCGTGGTCGTCCGGTACGCGGCCAGTGCCGGGGACCTGGCCGAGGCGGACCTGGTGGTGCTGCCGGGGACGCGGGCGACCGTGGCCGATCTGGCCTGGCTGCGGGAACGGGGGATGGCCGGGGAGATCGTCCGGCGTGCCGCCGAGGGACGGCCGGTGCTGGGCGTCTGCGGGGGGTTCCAGATGCTGGCCCGGAGCATCGACGACGAGGTCGAGTCGGGTGCGGGCGCGGTCGAGGGCCTGGGGTTGCTGCCGGCGCGGGTGGTCTTCCAGGGCGAGAAGACGCTGGGACGGCCGCGGGGGCGGGCGTACGGGGAACCGGTCGCCGCCTACGAGATCCACCACGGGATCGTGGACGTGGAGGGCGGGGAGCCGTTCCTGGACGGGTGCCGCGTCGGGGCCGTGTGGGGCACCACCTGGCACGGGGCGCTGGAGAACGACGGGTTCCGGCGCGCGTTCCTGGCCGACGTGGCGCGGCGGGCGGGCCGCGACTTCACCCCGGCGCCGGACGTGTCGTTCGCCGCGCTGCGCGAGGCCACCCTGGACGCGCTGGGGGACCTGGTCGAGGAGCACCTGGACACCGGGGCGATCCTGCGGCTGATCGAGGAGGGCGCCCCCGCCGGGCTCCCCGTGGTTCCGCCGGGCGGCTAA